The following coding sequences are from one Humulus lupulus chromosome X, drHumLupu1.1, whole genome shotgun sequence window:
- the LOC133807395 gene encoding uncharacterized protein LOC133807395 isoform X1 has protein sequence MSSSWLARSLANSLRLDEDDDTDDDPNDDEYNDVVLNDQCGEPSTSSPTEPDLLQFQRQHNGIESETEEEEGEEEEEEDVQNRGVKEDLSEFKQALTRQFWGVASFLAPPPSQPSTPSNRSLPNWDRSEPSSRPDPVPVSAWKEEEDDDDEGEEELYMEDYLGITDEVLAFARNIAMHPETWLDFPLDEEEELDDFDMSNAQQEHALVIERLAPRLAALRIELCPCHMSESYFWKVYFVLLHSRLNKKDAETLSTPQLMEARAKWMQELQNHTTSDSELYGRSTSCLKESAVFLHEDLASISSFGAHCEDKLIETSPSRSTMFSTPTVFETEKYPLESSELHFVDKSVIEEKPVVKTEDKNLTVGPSSNILVKNHEDNEDDWLEDDFEFNEYSRTSISIGNEEDISFSDLEDDDFQAPTWLKCCPKGL, from the exons ATGTcttcatcatggttagctcgctCCCTAGCAAACTCTCTCCGACTCGACGAGGACGACGACACCGACGACGATCCCAACGACGACGAATATAACGATGTCGTTTTGAATGACCAGTGTGGTGAACCGTCTACATCTTCACCTACCGAACCCGACCTTCTTCAATTTCAACGACAACACAATGGAATTGAATCAGAGAccgaggaggaggagggggaagaagaagaagaagaagatgttcAGAATCGAGGTGTCAAAGAGGACCTTTCCGAATTCAAACAAGCCCTGACCCGGCAATTTTGGGGGGTTGCCTCGTTCCTCGCGCCACCCCCATCACAACCGTCCACCCCCTCCAATCGATCGCTCCCCAATTGGGATCGATCTGAACCGTCGAGTCGACCGGATCCGGTTCCGGTTTCAGCTTGGAAGGAAGAGGAGGACGACGACGACGAAGGAGAAGAAGAGTTGTATATGGAAGACTATTTGGGAATCACTGATGAGGTATTGGCTTTTGCAAGAAATATCGCGATGCATCCGGAGACGTGGTTGGACTTTCCTCTGGATGAGGAGGAAGAGTTAGATG ATTTTGACATGTCCAATGCTCAACAAGAACATGCATTGGTCATCGAACGTCTTGCTCCTAGATTAGCCGCTTTGAGAATTGAGCTTTGCCCCTGCCATATGAGTGAGAGTTACTTTTGGAAAGTTTACTTTGTTCTTCTGCATTCAAGACTCAATAAGAAAGACGCAGAAACCTTGTCTACACCCCAG TTAATGGAAGCCAGAGCAAAGTGGATGCAGGAACTACAAAATCATACTACGTCAGATTCAGAATTGTATGGTAGAAGCACTTCGTGTTTAAAAGAAAGTGCTGTTTTCCTACATGAAGATCTTGCCTCTATATCATCCTTTGGTGCTCATTGCGAAGACAAACTCATTGAGACATCTCCTTCACGATCAACCATGTTCTCCACTCCAACAGTCTTCGAGACTGAGAAGTACCCACTTGAAAGTTCTGAGTTGCATTTTGTTGACAAGTCTGTCATTGAAGAGAAGCCTGTGGTTAAAACCGAGGATAAAAATTTGACAGTTGGTCCCTCCTCTAACATACTTGTTAAGAACCATGAAGACAATGAAGATGATTGGCTAGAGGATGATTTTGAATTTAATGAGTATAGTAGAACATCTATTTCTATAGGAAATGAAGAGGACATATCATTCAGTGATCTTGAGGATGATGATTTTCAAGCTCCCACATGGTTAAAATGTTGTCCCAAAGGATTATGA
- the LOC133807395 gene encoding uncharacterized protein LOC133807395 isoform X2, with protein MSSSWLARSLANSLRLDEDDDTDDDPNDDEYNDVVLNDQCGEPSTSSPTEPDLLQFQRQHNGIESETEEEEGEEEEEEDVQNRGVKEDLSEFKQALTRQFWGVASFLAPPPSQPSTPSNRSLPNWDRSEPSSRPDPVPVSAWKEEEDDDDEGEEELYMEDYLGITDEVLAFARNIAMHPETWLDFPLDEEEELDEHALVIERLAPRLAALRIELCPCHMSESYFWKVYFVLLHSRLNKKDAETLSTPQLMEARAKWMQELQNHTTSDSELYGRSTSCLKESAVFLHEDLASISSFGAHCEDKLIETSPSRSTMFSTPTVFETEKYPLESSELHFVDKSVIEEKPVVKTEDKNLTVGPSSNILVKNHEDNEDDWLEDDFEFNEYSRTSISIGNEEDISFSDLEDDDFQAPTWLKCCPKGL; from the exons ATGTcttcatcatggttagctcgctCCCTAGCAAACTCTCTCCGACTCGACGAGGACGACGACACCGACGACGATCCCAACGACGACGAATATAACGATGTCGTTTTGAATGACCAGTGTGGTGAACCGTCTACATCTTCACCTACCGAACCCGACCTTCTTCAATTTCAACGACAACACAATGGAATTGAATCAGAGAccgaggaggaggagggggaagaagaagaagaagaagatgttcAGAATCGAGGTGTCAAAGAGGACCTTTCCGAATTCAAACAAGCCCTGACCCGGCAATTTTGGGGGGTTGCCTCGTTCCTCGCGCCACCCCCATCACAACCGTCCACCCCCTCCAATCGATCGCTCCCCAATTGGGATCGATCTGAACCGTCGAGTCGACCGGATCCGGTTCCGGTTTCAGCTTGGAAGGAAGAGGAGGACGACGACGACGAAGGAGAAGAAGAGTTGTATATGGAAGACTATTTGGGAATCACTGATGAGGTATTGGCTTTTGCAAGAAATATCGCGATGCATCCGGAGACGTGGTTGGACTTTCCTCTGGATGAGGAGGAAGAGTTAGATG AACATGCATTGGTCATCGAACGTCTTGCTCCTAGATTAGCCGCTTTGAGAATTGAGCTTTGCCCCTGCCATATGAGTGAGAGTTACTTTTGGAAAGTTTACTTTGTTCTTCTGCATTCAAGACTCAATAAGAAAGACGCAGAAACCTTGTCTACACCCCAG TTAATGGAAGCCAGAGCAAAGTGGATGCAGGAACTACAAAATCATACTACGTCAGATTCAGAATTGTATGGTAGAAGCACTTCGTGTTTAAAAGAAAGTGCTGTTTTCCTACATGAAGATCTTGCCTCTATATCATCCTTTGGTGCTCATTGCGAAGACAAACTCATTGAGACATCTCCTTCACGATCAACCATGTTCTCCACTCCAACAGTCTTCGAGACTGAGAAGTACCCACTTGAAAGTTCTGAGTTGCATTTTGTTGACAAGTCTGTCATTGAAGAGAAGCCTGTGGTTAAAACCGAGGATAAAAATTTGACAGTTGGTCCCTCCTCTAACATACTTGTTAAGAACCATGAAGACAATGAAGATGATTGGCTAGAGGATGATTTTGAATTTAATGAGTATAGTAGAACATCTATTTCTATAGGAAATGAAGAGGACATATCATTCAGTGATCTTGAGGATGATGATTTTCAAGCTCCCACATGGTTAAAATGTTGTCCCAAAGGATTATGA